One Leuconostoc mesenteroides subsp. mesenteroides ATCC 8293 genomic window, CAGTGACTTCTGTATCGTAGGCTTCAATTGGAGAGTTAATGATATAATTATCTTTTCCTAACCAATACCCATCTGAAAACTTCATAATAATTCTCCTTACTTAATCATTCACCTTGCTCTAATTGATGTTTCATTCTTAAGTCTTTAGTCATTTTATTTTCAATCTTATCTACATTATTGAATAGTAGGACAACGCCTGATGCAATATAACCAAACATAGGGATCCATATAAATCCCATTCTTATAGCATTTAATGCCGACAAGCTTTGTGCTGAATCGGAAACATTCGACAAGGCAACGTATCCCCCAGCACTTAACACTGCTGAAAGAAGCATACTTCCTAATCCCATACCAAGCTTTGCACTGAATGAGCTGAATGATGTCACAAGCCCCTCGGCACGAACACCATTTTTCCACTCACCAAAGTCAACAGCATCTGATAACATTACTGCTATTAATGCTCCAACAAGACCATAGCTTATATAATAAATTAGCATTCCAAATAAAATCATTGGCACATTACCACCCATTTTGTCAGCAAAATGCAAAATTAATTGTGATAATGCGGTTCCAATCATTCCTAATAGCATTGTATTCCGTTTTCCAATTAATCTAGAAAAGAAAGGAACTAAGGCAGTAGATATTAAAGTTATAATCGTACCGGCAAGCACTGCGCTACCGAGTTCTTCATTATGGAGTACATATTTGAAATAATATGGCAAAGAACTTTGCCTAATAGCAAAACTCCCCCAGTATACAAAATTAATAAATATAATAATTGCCCAAGGATAGTTGCCTTTCAAAGCTTGCACTGATTCTCGTAAAGGAATTGCGCGATTAGAGTCTTTAGTGACAACACGTTCTCTGGTTCCCTTGAAGGCTGTCATCAAACAAACAACCGTCACCACTCCAAGCAGTAATGCCCATAAAAACCAACCTATTGCCGAAGTTGAAGGATTACGATTGCTTTTATCAAAAAAACTGGCGAATAAAGCAACTGCCGGTAGAGTCAATGGCAAGAATATTGCGGCACCTAAATTTCCAAAAAACTGTCTAATAGTCGACAGTGTTATCCGCTCCGTTGGGTTGCTTGTCATAGCCGGCAGGATAGATGTTACTGGGATATTAATTCCCGAATAAAGAATCTTAGATCCCAAATATGCAATATAAATCCACACAATTTTCCAAACCATCGGAATATTCGGAGCAGTAAATGACATTACACAAAACAAAGCAAACGGAATTGAAAACCATAGCCAATATGGTCTGGATTTTCCCCACCTCGTATGGGTCCTATCAATAAATTGTCCCCAAATAACTCCGTCAATAGAATCAATAATTGCTGAAACAGCGAATAATCCACCAACTACCGATGCTTTTATTCCCATTGTATCGGTACTAAAAACCATAAAATACGTTCCTACAATTTGAAATATAGTGTTACATCCGAAATCTGAAAGGGCATAGGATAATCTTTCAGACCAACTAACTTGTTTATTATTGTCCATATTAATCTCCTTGATTTACATCAAATAAATCTAAATATGTAAGCGCTTACTAATTAAGCATATTATAATTTTTATTTATTTCAACCTTACTAACCAAACAAATCAGATAACGTAACATGATATGTCGGAAACGTACATACTATATTAGTCATAATTAACATAATTTAAATTACTTGTGTAGCACTTCCAACTCGTTTCCTAATATTTATAACAACACATTCCCCCCAGCCCCCCCCTAATCATTAACTTGACAGGCGTGGTTGATACCACACCAGTAAAGTTAATTGGGGGTTCAAAAGGCTCCTTCCGTTTGCATCGCACCAAATTGTTCTGTTTGCTCTGTGCCGCTTTCACAATCGCATGATAAAGAGTCTGTAAGGCGCAAGCGCCAAACAGTCTCTACAAAGAAACACAAGGACGTGACAAGTTGCTGCGCAATCCTTGTGTTTCTTTGGTTATCATGCCAATTGTTACCCGTCACGACGCAACCAGCTCAATTGGAGCGATTGCCAACAGGAAAAAGTTTTGGAATGGAGAAAAAATAATGACAAAGCAATTCTATGATGACTTTAGCAAATTACCAATCGCCAAAATGGCACAATCAATCGCTGATATGACTTATTTATTTAATGAGACTAAAGTGCCGACTAGTCACTATAAAGCGCAATTAAGTAAAGGCTTTGAAGAAATGGTTGAAGCAAGCTTTAGTGTTTCATTAGTCAACACCATTTTCAACACTTTGCAAGCTTTGCAAAAAGAAAGCCCAAAGTTGTTTTACCAAGCTATGCTCTGCCTTGATACCAAAGTAAAGCCTAGCAGTATTACCCCCAGTCAATATCAAGCAATGGAATTTACTTGGTCACAATTTGAATTGAACAAAAAGAAAAATATCCTTGATAAGGACTTTATCCAAATGTTCAATCAAGTTGAAGAAAACGGACTCACCTATTACACGCAAAACCAACAGGAGATTAATGACAATGAATGATGAAGCAATTGAAAAAATAGCCCTACGTTACTTTTCATGGTCTGATGAACAACCTATGGGTGGCTCAGAAATACTGGTAAGCGAAAATCCAAGCAATAGTTCTGGCGAAATTGATTTATCAGATGATGAAGCATTGCGATTAAGTGCATTTATCATGCAAGAATTATCTGAGGGTAAACACGTTACCCTTAGAACCACCATTTAAGGAGAAAATTATGGCAATCGTCAACGTTAAATATATGGAAACATTGGTTAAAACAGTGGCAGTTAATGTCCCTGATACACTCACAGATGAACAGAAACTGACACAAGCTGTTGAAATTGGTAAAAGTCACTATTTTGATGAAAAAGTGATTTTAGGAGCAGATGATTTAGATTTACGTGAAATCAGTGCGGAGTACAAACAAGAGACAACGGACTACGAGGAATTTTAATCACAGATAGGAGTGTGTGCTTATGATTGCGCGCGAAGATGATGAGCGGTAAAAATCTTTTGCCGTGTTCCCCAGACCCGCAAGCGGGATCAAACACGCTACGCTAGTCCTGCCAAGCTCTTGGGTGCCACTTCGCTTTGAGTCAAACATTGTGCCACAACCAGTGACTTGTAAGCTGTGGTGATGATACCACAGCAACAAGCACTAGCACAGAATACAAGGGCTTCGTAAATTCGCTACGCTCACCCTTGTATTCTGCGCTGCTTGTGTCCCCATGTTCTTCGTCAAAACGAAATAACACACCAATCACAGGCAGGGCCGACAGGAAAAAGTTTCTGCCTGGTGCGTACATAATCAAGGAGAACTACTATGAATCGAATTACCAAAGTTATCACTACTATTGCCGCAACAATTATCAGTTTGGATATTTTATTAATGGTCATCAATGGCACGATGCTGTATGTCTTGCTCACCCTGGCTGGCTTTTCTTGGCTTTCAAGCAGTGTGCTTATAAAGCGACGCGTAGCTGGATTGATACTGGTCACCTGTCCCATAAGGAGAAAACTCATGTCAAAACTCACAACTAAATCATTGTCTACCACTACTGATGTTAACGGATTAGTCATTTTAGAAAGCAATGGCCAATATATCTATCCAGGTTTGGCACAAGCAATCTTTGACGATGCTATTTTTGGTCCGCGTATTTTAAAGCGACTGCAACGTCTTTTTGTTGACCACCCAGATGGTCTGAGTGAATCAGGTCATGACTGGTATTTTGGTTATCTGGTCTGTGCTTATACGCAAACGCATTTTGGTATTAAGAATCTATTGAACTATCCCTCAGTGACAAAGGAGCTTTTTTCACTTTGTCTCACACAACTCTCTGATTAGGAGGAACCTAGCATGTTAATCTTTTGTTTATGTTTATTAGCAATGTTTCTGTTTTGGCTAATTGGCCACATTTTAGGAACCTTACTTTATGTGTTAATCCTTATTTTTGGTCATCTTTTTAACTACTGGCACCTGTATTTACCAGTTTTTATCATTGCTTGCATCTGGCATCATATTGGCACCCTGAATATGATTGTTGTCATGCTATGTTTAGCAGCAATGGGATGGTCATATTTAGTCATGCTGATTCATTTTGGCAAGCAGAAGTGAACTCCAAGAAAAAGTGTGGCATACAGGTAACATTAATTCATTATCTGTTATAGTCTTCTTATGATAGAAATTATTAACATTTGAGTTTCACATTTTGAGCTTCTAGTAAGCCAGTCGCTCTTGCTTAATATACATGGTCAAAATGTGTTGGGTTGACTCTTCCTCGGTTTATTTTTATCACTAGACATTGTGTGGCTGTGTGATTGGAGCATTGATGAGTAGTTTATCTACTCGTCAATTAAACACATAAATACTTTGTCACTCACAAAAGGCGCTAACTTGCTTAAATTAAAAGTTAGCGCCTTTCTTTTGTAAACACAAAAGACTTAAACTATTTCTTGATGCATACTGTTCCATTGCCTATTGAACGTTAGACTTGATGAAATAAGATTAATACAGATTAGAGTTTAAATTTATCAAATAAATATCTTTATTTACTTGATTTGTGTCTATGATACCAAAAAATATTATTACCCCAAAGATTAGCACAAACCATCCAAATAGTTGATTTCTTGAAGGAAGTATAAAAAGCCTAGTTATACTGCGATTCCAGAAACAAGATGAATAGTCACTCTGCAAACGATTGCTGAATCAGTAATACTTTTACTTATTGTGTTTCCATTTAATTTTGATTGCTCCGAGGTAGCCTAAACTAGCATTTATCACCAATAAACCCTTAACAACATTTAATATTCTAAATATTGATATGATTCACTTAATGACCAAATACTTTTTATACGTTAATCCAGTTCAACTTCTTCATTCAATTTGTTAAACAAAACTATTTGGTTCTCAACTTGCAACCTCGTAACCAGCCATCCTCTCAAATAAGCCGAATTAATGAATTCTTCAATTCGATTGACACCATCAATTGCTTTTAATGTAACCACAACACCAAACCGAACTCCTTCACCATCTCGGGAAGCTAATCGTTCTGTCGTTTTCACACTCATTCCCCACTGCGGATTATGATTATTCAATATGCTTTTCACTTGTTTTCGTTGCGAATATTTTTCACCAATATGCTTCACGTTATCCCATTTTTGGAATAACTTTCGTGCGTTCTCCTCATAGAGATAATGTGGCTTCCCATCATCGACATTTTGATGATCGCTGTTGATTGGATCGATTGGATCCCCTTTAGCAACATCTTTAAGTCGTCCAAATTTTATATTTAGTTCCGTATTTGTATAGTCAACACCCTGTGATCTTGAAGTTTTTGGAAAATAAACCATCGTAGCCTTAGCAATATAGGGAAAGGCTGAGTCCTTAATGGGAACTGGAAAATTGTAATTATATGAATCATATTTTTCCGACACATCAGAAATCATAAATTTTATTTCATCTTCAGGTGTCTCTAGGACCTCACTGATACTGATTGGAACAATACCGTGACCAATTAAAGCAAGCTCATTGAAACTTTTATTTTGATTCCATCCAATAGCCGAATCTATAATCAAAGCCTTTGCAACTTCACGACTTAATCCCATAACATGAATCAAATAGGCTACTTTTCTTGAAATTAAAGGTGCAGCATATGAAGTACCAGTGACATCAGCCAAGCCCAACGGTTCTATGACCTTAATAAAATCTCCATTCCCTCCACCATAATATGAAACATCCGGTTTCGTGAAAAAAGACAAGACAATTCCCTGTCTCGAGTAATTGGCCGATTTTTTACTAAAGTCAACAGAATTTACGACTATGGAATTCAACGAATCAGCAGGAGCGCCAATTTTTTGGAGTTCTTTATGAACATTTACCTGATTTGTACCAGCAATAATAAATATGACATCATATTTGTATTGCAATTCGTCTAGGATTGATCCTTCAGCTGATATAAAATTATCCCTTATTTCGTCATTAGACCCCAGAGAAAGGTTCCACACTTTAATATCAGAGTTAGTCTCCAATATA contains:
- a CDS encoding S8 family peptidase, producing MNEILTLTGKRFEQRKSNGIPMGVNVPTGAIIKLIHIKNLYAELQKIQSFWNNEHVINGALINVQYYKLVAKSNRASAFFKNGKHVPNETVVGARFNEQKNKHIITHFVSMDVLKKTIEKLNEVIKIFENEIAGESLSKEEFEDRSAFDTINFSQYTVKVTEFKHFLKDSCFIEKLFVDMQVNNISGTSIVTLYDVNLDLKNMLSKLGIHISSDRIMNKTTVLLDEQYVKILFDKAPYLVSMAVKDINQMAPYKSMPLSNDGLFHLPSPKDEPTIGVLDTLFDPKVLFSEWVEFHDEISDQISKNPIDYRHGTSVSSLIVAAPDLNPNLDDGCGHFKVRHFGVALAKGFNSFEIIRKISHILETNSDIKVWNLSLGSNDEIRDNFISAEGSILDELQYKYDVIFIIAGTNQVNVHKELQKIGAPADSLNSIVVNSVDFSKKSANYSRQGIVLSFFTKPDVSYYGGGNGDFIKVIEPLGLADVTGTSYAAPLISRKVAYLIHVMGLSREVAKALIIDSAIGWNQNKSFNELALIGHGIVPISISEVLETPEDEIKFMISDVSEKYDSYNYNFPVPIKDSAFPYIAKATMVYFPKTSRSQGVDYTNTELNIKFGRLKDVAKGDPIDPINSDHQNVDDGKPHYLYEENARKLFQKWDNVKHIGEKYSQRKQVKSILNNHNPQWGMSVKTTERLASRDGEGVRFGVVVTLKAIDGVNRIEEFINSAYLRGWLVTRLQVENQIVLFNKLNEEVELD
- a CDS encoding glycoside-pentoside-hexuronide (GPH):cation symporter → MDNNKQVSWSERLSYALSDFGCNTIFQIVGTYFMVFSTDTMGIKASVVGGLFAVSAIIDSIDGVIWGQFIDRTHTRWGKSRPYWLWFSIPFALFCVMSFTAPNIPMVWKIVWIYIAYLGSKILYSGINIPVTSILPAMTSNPTERITLSTIRQFFGNLGAAIFLPLTLPAVALFASFFDKSNRNPSTSAIGWFLWALLLGVVTVVCLMTAFKGTRERVVTKDSNRAIPLRESVQALKGNYPWAIIIFINFVYWGSFAIRQSSLPYYFKYVLHNEELGSAVLAGTIITLISTALVPFFSRLIGKRNTMLLGMIGTALSQLILHFADKMGGNVPMILFGMLIYYISYGLVGALIAVMLSDAVDFGEWKNGVRAEGLVTSFSSFSAKLGMGLGSMLLSAVLSAGGYVALSNVSDSAQSLSALNAIRMGFIWIPMFGYIASGVVLLFNNVDKIENKMTKDLRMKHQLEQGE